Proteins from one Oncorhynchus tshawytscha isolate Ot180627B linkage group LG16, Otsh_v2.0, whole genome shotgun sequence genomic window:
- the LOC112215824 gene encoding serine/threonine-protein kinase Sgk2 produces MANCNPLRSPSSALSEVNLGPSANPHAKPTDFDFLAVIGKGTYGKVLLAKLKADNKFYAVKVLQKKVILKKKEQKNIMAERNVLLKSLKHPFLVGLHYSFQTPEKLYFVLDYVNGGEIFFHLQRERCFLEPRARFYAAEVASAIGYLHSLNIVYRDLKPENILLDSQGHVVLTDFGLCKEGVEPETTTSTFCGTPEYLAPEILRKEPYDRTVDWWCLGAVLYEMIYSLPPFYSRDMSELYDGILHKPLPLPPGKSDAVCSLLQGLLQKDQHCRLGAIDDFLEIKNHVFFSPINWDDLYHKRITPPYYPNVKGPADTQHIDPEFTREMVPNSVGRTPELNASTSSNSAFNGFSYVCGEEDSFL; encoded by the exons ATGGCGAATTGTAATCCA CTTAGATCACCGTCCTCCGCCCTCAGTGAGGTCAACCTGGGACCCTCGGCAAAcccaca TGCCAAGCCCACTGACTTTGACTTCTTGGCTGTTATTGGAAAAGGGACCTATGGGAAG GTCCTGCTCGCCAAGCTCAAAGCTGACAACAAATTCTATGCGGTCAAAGTTTTACAGAAGAAAGTCATCCTGAAGAAAAAGGAG CAAAAGAACATCATGGCAGAGAGGAACGTGCTGCTGAAGAGCCTGAAGCACCCTTTCCTGGTGGGCCTCCACTACTCCTTCCAGACCCCAGAGAAGCTCTACTTTGTCCTGGACTATGTCAACGGGGGAGAG ATTTTCTTCCACCTGCAGAGGGAGCGGTGCTTCTTGGAGCCGAGGGCTCGGTTCTATGCTGCCGAGGTTGCCAGTGCCATCGGCTACCTTCACTCCCTCAACATCGTTTACAG AGATTTAAAGCCAGAGAATATTCTCTTAGACTCTCAG GGCCACGTGGTGCTTACGGACTTTGGGCTGTGTAAAGAGGGTGTGGAGCCGGAGACCACCACGTCCACTTTCTGTGGAACCCCCGAG tatttGGCCCCTGAGATTCTGCGTAAGGAGCCCTATGACCGCACTGTGGACTGGTGGTGTCTGGGAGCTGTGCTCTATGAGATGATCTATAGTCTT CCTCCTTTTTACAGCCGGGACATGTCTGAGCTGTATGATGGTATCCTGCACAAGCCTCTGCCTCTGCCCCCAGGGAAGTCAGACGCTGTCTGTAGTCTGCTCCAGGGCCTCCTGCAGAAAGACCAGCACTGCAGGCTGGGAGCCATCGACGACTTT TTAGAAATCAAGAACCATGTGTTCTTCTCCCCGATTAACTGGGATGACCTGTACCACAAGCGGATCACTCCTCCATACTACCCCAATGTG aaaGGGCCAGCAGACACGCAGCACATAGACCCAGAGTTCACCAGGGAGATGGTGCCTAACTCGGTGGGTCGCACCCCTGAGCTGAACGCCAGCACCAGCAGCAACAGCGCCTTCAATGGCTTCTCCTACGTCTGTGGTGAAGAAGACAGCTTCCTCTAA